One Acutalibacter muris DNA window includes the following coding sequences:
- a CDS encoding ABC transporter permease, whose translation MTAAKKSTAGRKKAARPREKRNWGRLWSNIRKNWLLYLFLLPMAVYLIIFNYAPLYGIQIAFKDFRGALGIWGSPWVGFKHFESFFNSYQFKDLLYNTLTLSFYQLVATIPMPVILALLLNYTTVPWLKKLTQSSTFAPHLISVVVMCGMLNTFSSSTGLFNILLKQFGLEPISFLGIPGLYQTMYVMSGVWQRTGYNAVIYIAALSSVSEDLHEAAIVDGASKLKRVWYIDIPSILPTMVILIIMAVGNLMSIGFEKSLLLQNDLNLARSEIISTYVYKVGIQGAQYSLSTAVSLFNNIINFILLISVNKASKALSGSSLW comes from the coding sequence ATGACAGCCGCTAAAAAAAGCACTGCCGGCCGGAAAAAGGCGGCGCGACCAAGGGAGAAAAGGAACTGGGGCAGGCTCTGGTCCAATATCCGAAAGAACTGGCTCTTATACCTGTTCCTGCTGCCCATGGCGGTGTACCTCATCATATTCAACTACGCGCCGCTTTACGGAATACAGATAGCCTTCAAAGACTTCAGGGGCGCGTTGGGCATCTGGGGAAGTCCATGGGTGGGGTTCAAGCATTTTGAATCCTTCTTCAATTCCTACCAGTTCAAGGATCTGCTGTATAACACCCTGACCCTGAGCTTCTACCAGCTGGTGGCCACAATACCAATGCCGGTGATACTGGCGCTGCTGCTGAACTATACCACCGTGCCATGGTTAAAGAAGCTGACCCAGAGCTCCACCTTCGCTCCGCACCTGATATCCGTGGTGGTGATGTGCGGTATGCTCAATACCTTCAGCAGCTCCACGGGGCTGTTCAACATACTGCTCAAGCAGTTTGGGCTGGAGCCTATCTCATTTTTGGGAATACCCGGCCTGTACCAGACCATGTACGTCATGTCCGGCGTATGGCAGCGCACAGGCTATAACGCGGTAATATATATCGCCGCCCTGTCCAGCGTCAGCGAGGACCTGCACGAGGCGGCCATAGTGGACGGAGCCAGCAAGCTAAAGCGCGTCTGGTACATAGACATACCGTCCATACTGCCCACAATGGTGATTCTTATTATAATGGCCGTGGGCAACCTGATGAGCATCGGCTTTGAGAAGTCCCTGCTTTTGCAGAACGACCTGAATCTGGCCCGCTCGGAGATCATCTCCACCTATGTATACAAGGTGGGCATACAAGGGGCCCAGTACAGCCTGTCGACGGCGGTGAGCCTGTTTAACAATATCATCAACTTCATTCTGCTGATCAGCGTCAACAAGGCCTCAAAGGCACTGTCCGGCAGCAGCTTATGGTAA
- a CDS encoding carbohydrate ABC transporter permease, with amino-acid sequence MVREGGLVENVKKREKRGNALAQSRGDRVFDIVVNCLVVLAAIITLYPLYYVVLSSISSPNAIITGKSLLLPVDVSFASYRYVFADTRIWRGYGNTIFYTFFQTLLGTAVTICAGYALSRKDLVGRNVIMKLVVFTMYFQGGLVPTYLVVKNLKLTDTRYVMIIMGMFSVFNLIVARTFFISKIPDDLWEAAQLDGCGNGRFFVSVVLPLSKEIVAVILLYIAVGSWNSFFNALIYLSNQKLYPLQLILREVLLAGQTIQSDVDAADIAEMQRLAATIKYAVMVISTLPIMALYPFVQKYFVKGVMMGSIKG; translated from the coding sequence ATGGTAAGGGAGGGCGGCCTTGTGGAAAATGTGAAGAAGCGGGAAAAGAGAGGGAACGCCCTGGCCCAGTCCAGGGGCGACCGGGTATTCGACATAGTGGTGAACTGTCTGGTGGTGCTGGCGGCCATTATCACGCTGTATCCGCTGTACTACGTGGTGCTCTCCTCCATCAGCTCTCCAAACGCTATTATAACCGGGAAGTCGCTGCTTCTGCCTGTGGACGTGAGCTTTGCCTCCTATAGATACGTTTTCGCGGACACGCGCATATGGAGGGGCTATGGGAACACCATATTCTACACCTTCTTCCAAACCTTACTGGGCACGGCGGTGACCATATGCGCCGGGTATGCCCTGTCCAGGAAGGATCTGGTGGGCAGGAATGTCATCATGAAGCTGGTGGTGTTCACCATGTATTTCCAGGGTGGCCTTGTGCCGACCTATCTGGTGGTAAAGAACCTGAAGCTTACGGACACTCGGTACGTCATGATAATCATGGGGATGTTTTCGGTGTTCAACCTGATAGTGGCCCGCACCTTCTTCATCTCAAAGATACCCGACGACCTGTGGGAGGCCGCCCAGCTGGACGGCTGCGGCAATGGACGCTTTTTCGTCTCGGTGGTGCTCCCGCTGTCAAAGGAGATAGTGGCGGTCATACTGCTCTATATTGCTGTGGGCAGCTGGAACTCCTTCTTCAATGCCCTTATCTATCTGTCGAACCAGAAGCTCTATCCTCTCCAGCTTATTCTGAGAGAAGTGCTGCTGGCGGGGCAGACTATCCAAAGCGACGTGGACGCGGCGGATATAGCGGAGATGCAGCGGCTGGCCGCCACCATAAAGTACGCGGTCATGGTGATTTCAACGCTGCCCATTATGGCGCTCTATCCCTTTGTACAGAAGTATTTTGTCAAGGGGGTCATGATGGGAAGCATCAAGGGGTAA
- a CDS encoding extracellular solute-binding protein — MNKKLKGMLAAALALLLITGTFAGCGGKENSSAEPSEQPSSSSSEVSVDSSSVTEDGGEAADLIRGNIYKSGDKILKEKKTYRVAVNKDPNSQNGFADKQCVQETNAATNVDIEWLDIPSDSWKEQVNIMIAGDNLPDAFCGAEVDIMSNLELFVPIGDYVDEIAPAVKEMLDTDTVLKTALTAPDGKIYVFPTNKDNPSNRVDNMLWMNPEWLEKANMKAPTTTDEFVEVLRYFRDNDMNGNGDPNDEIPFQARQANDYAHNLSAILGAFGVVLPSDYVYSLDGETVTFGGTEPGLFDALNWLHMLYDEKLLDNDTFTMTNDEQNAKAQNEDVLMGSLIYWIPDSMDTKYADYIVLDPLKGPKGDQLWYGGKQPTATFGYCVTTACEDPEVLIRYYDYCMKDETTIMEWQWGPEGAGLWKYTDDEGHWTQTQEFVPEGTNLTYFKRTICGSVNSPNYIWKKYADLEVADPRNAKKREAAERILPYCVTMMPKGLYDPEKTAARNLLLTDIDNYMSKFVATSVVNGLTEAQWNEHLENCKRLRTEEYVAMWQEYFDSKK; from the coding sequence ATGAACAAAAAGCTTAAAGGAATGTTGGCGGCGGCGCTCGCTCTGCTGCTGATAACAGGGACCTTCGCGGGTTGCGGCGGAAAAGAAAATTCCAGCGCAGAGCCCAGCGAACAGCCGAGCAGCAGCTCGTCCGAGGTATCCGTTGATTCCTCCAGTGTGACGGAGGACGGCGGCGAGGCCGCGGACCTTATCCGCGGCAACATCTACAAGTCCGGAGACAAGATCCTAAAGGAAAAGAAGACCTACCGTGTGGCCGTCAACAAGGACCCCAACTCCCAGAACGGCTTTGCGGACAAGCAGTGCGTGCAGGAGACCAACGCCGCCACCAACGTGGACATCGAGTGGCTGGATATTCCCTCCGACTCCTGGAAGGAGCAGGTGAATATCATGATAGCCGGCGATAACCTGCCAGACGCCTTCTGCGGCGCTGAGGTGGACATCATGTCCAATCTGGAACTGTTTGTGCCCATAGGGGACTATGTGGACGAGATAGCCCCTGCGGTCAAGGAGATGCTGGACACGGATACCGTGCTGAAGACGGCGCTTACCGCCCCCGACGGCAAGATATACGTGTTCCCCACAAACAAGGACAACCCCTCCAACCGGGTCGACAATATGCTGTGGATGAACCCCGAGTGGCTGGAAAAGGCGAATATGAAGGCGCCCACCACCACCGACGAATTTGTGGAGGTGCTCAGATACTTCCGCGACAACGACATGAATGGCAACGGCGACCCCAACGACGAGATACCCTTCCAGGCTCGCCAGGCCAACGACTATGCCCATAACCTCAGCGCTATACTCGGCGCCTTCGGCGTGGTGCTGCCCAGCGACTATGTGTATTCTCTGGACGGGGAGACCGTCACCTTCGGCGGCACGGAGCCCGGCCTGTTCGACGCGCTGAACTGGCTGCATATGCTTTATGACGAGAAGCTGCTGGACAATGACACCTTCACCATGACCAACGACGAGCAGAACGCCAAGGCCCAGAACGAGGACGTGCTCATGGGCTCGCTTATCTACTGGATACCCGACTCCATGGACACAAAGTACGCCGACTACATCGTTCTCGACCCACTGAAGGGTCCAAAAGGCGACCAGCTCTGGTACGGCGGCAAGCAGCCCACCGCAACCTTTGGCTACTGCGTTACCACTGCCTGCGAGGACCCCGAGGTGCTTATCCGCTACTATGACTACTGCATGAAGGACGAGACCACCATCATGGAGTGGCAGTGGGGACCCGAGGGAGCGGGGCTGTGGAAGTACACCGACGACGAGGGCCACTGGACCCAGACCCAGGAGTTCGTGCCCGAGGGCACTAACCTTACCTACTTCAAGCGCACCATCTGCGGCAGCGTGAACAGCCCCAACTATATCTGGAAGAAGTACGCCGACCTGGAGGTGGCCGACCCGCGCAACGCCAAGAAGCGCGAGGCGGCGGAGCGCATACTGCCCTACTGTGTTACCATGATGCCCAAGGGCCTGTATGACCCCGAAAAGACTGCGGCCCGCAATCTGCTGCTCACCGATATAGACAACTATATGAGCAAGTTCGTGGCCACCTCGGTGGTAAACGGCCTGACCGAGGCCCAGTGGAACGAGCACCTGGAAAACTGCAAGCGCCTTCGTACCGAGGAGTATGTGGCCATGTGGCAGGAATACTTTGATTCCAAAAAATAA
- a CDS encoding alpha-amylase family protein yields MTEHNLPWYRRVRRWGQTNLTEEDPKNCDLEFWREQWRRTAVQGVIINCGGIVAYYPSRFGLQYRAALLEGRDYYGEFNKAAREAGLAVVARMDINRATQEFFEAHPSWFCRHKDGLPIMSQGRYFSCVNSGYYKEYIPSVLREIIERYHPDGFSDNSWKGLGRNTICYCDNCRRRFREDCNEGLPEKVDWNDPVYRKWVRWSYGLRTENWDLFNETTRKYGGEDCLWLGMLNADVAGSCQGFADLKALCARSKVIFSDHQSREVISGFEQNSLNGMLFKLASPSEDVEVPESMANYVRGHRAFRLAANPAAETRTWIAEGIAGGITPWFHHVGGGRRDRRQFDTPVPMFQWHKENEEYLYGRENIANVAVVWSQQNHDFYGRDNIDERCSYPLSGFCRALSSGRIPFLPVHAGDIGRYKDRIATLILPDIAVLTDNQTEEICSFLDRGGNLVLTGQTGSLDEDGNKRRDNRLLNRLGLKLGEEFFGASGDQTASWEYYDMHNYLLLPKDRHQILKGFEKTDILAFGGGFYRAESTGPLKPIAGYIPAFPIYPPEFSWIREERPELGTIFAGTLDSGGRVVYFAADVDRCFGREHLPDHRELLLSGVRYAAGESLPVNISGPGRLDCTIYRQGDRRVLHLVNLTDCSINPGYCEGAAPIGPIKVSLPVKSSGDDYRAELRVSGGRPGVTVKGGRIEIVIERIEDHELLVVE; encoded by the coding sequence ATGACGGAGCATAATCTCCCCTGGTACAGGCGTGTGCGCCGCTGGGGACAGACCAATCTGACCGAGGAGGACCCGAAAAACTGCGACCTGGAGTTCTGGAGGGAGCAGTGGAGGCGCACCGCCGTGCAGGGGGTCATCATAAACTGCGGCGGGATCGTGGCCTATTACCCTAGCAGGTTCGGTCTGCAGTACCGGGCCGCGCTGTTGGAAGGACGTGACTACTACGGCGAGTTCAATAAGGCCGCCAGAGAAGCGGGGCTGGCGGTGGTGGCGCGCATGGACATAAACCGGGCCACCCAGGAGTTCTTCGAGGCCCATCCCTCTTGGTTCTGCCGCCATAAGGACGGTTTGCCCATTATGTCCCAGGGACGGTATTTCTCCTGCGTGAACAGCGGCTACTATAAGGAGTATATACCAAGCGTATTGCGGGAGATAATCGAGCGCTATCACCCGGACGGCTTTTCCGACAACAGCTGGAAGGGCTTGGGGCGCAATACCATATGCTACTGCGACAACTGCCGCAGGCGCTTTAGGGAGGACTGCAACGAGGGGCTGCCGGAGAAGGTGGACTGGAACGACCCGGTATACCGTAAGTGGGTCCGGTGGAGCTATGGCCTGCGCACGGAGAACTGGGATCTTTTCAACGAGACCACAAGGAAATACGGCGGCGAGGACTGCCTATGGCTTGGAATGCTAAACGCCGACGTAGCCGGGTCCTGCCAGGGCTTTGCGGACCTGAAGGCCCTTTGCGCCCGCTCGAAGGTGATATTCAGCGACCACCAGTCAAGGGAGGTCATAAGCGGTTTTGAGCAGAATTCCCTTAACGGTATGCTCTTCAAGCTTGCCTCTCCCTCGGAGGACGTGGAGGTGCCGGAGAGCATGGCAAACTATGTCCGGGGCCATAGGGCCTTCCGTCTGGCGGCAAACCCCGCCGCCGAGACCCGTACCTGGATAGCAGAGGGGATAGCTGGGGGCATAACGCCGTGGTTCCACCATGTCGGCGGCGGCCGGCGGGACAGGCGGCAGTTTGATACCCCTGTGCCCATGTTCCAGTGGCACAAGGAAAACGAGGAGTATCTGTACGGCAGGGAGAACATTGCCAATGTGGCGGTGGTGTGGAGCCAGCAAAACCATGACTTCTATGGCCGGGACAATATAGATGAGCGCTGCTCGTATCCCCTAAGCGGATTCTGCCGGGCCCTTTCTTCGGGCCGGATACCCTTCCTGCCGGTACATGCCGGCGATATCGGGCGATATAAGGACAGGATAGCGACCCTTATCCTGCCGGACATAGCGGTGCTGACGGACAATCAGACGGAGGAGATATGCAGTTTCCTGGACCGGGGCGGAAATCTGGTGCTGACCGGGCAGACCGGCTCCCTGGACGAGGACGGGAACAAGCGGCGGGATAATAGGCTGCTGAACAGGCTGGGCCTGAAGCTTGGCGAGGAGTTCTTCGGGGCCTCCGGGGATCAGACCGCCAGCTGGGAGTATTACGATATGCACAATTATCTGCTCCTGCCAAAGGACCGGCACCAGATCCTTAAGGGCTTTGAGAAGACGGATATCCTGGCCTTTGGCGGAGGCTTCTATAGGGCGGAGAGCACGGGGCCGCTAAAGCCCATAGCGGGGTACATACCGGCCTTCCCCATATACCCGCCGGAGTTCAGCTGGATACGTGAGGAGCGCCCGGAGCTGGGCACGATCTTCGCAGGGACCCTGGACAGCGGCGGCAGGGTGGTGTACTTTGCCGCGGACGTCGACCGCTGCTTCGGAAGGGAGCACCTGCCGGACCATAGGGAGCTCCTGCTAAGCGGCGTGCGATATGCCGCAGGGGAGAGCCTGCCGGTGAATATCTCCGGGCCCGGAAGGCTGGACTGCACCATCTACCGCCAGGGGGACAGAAGGGTGCTTCACCTTGTGAACCTGACGGACTGCTCCATAAACCCCGGCTACTGCGAGGGGGCGGCCCCCATAGGGCCCATAAAGGTCTCGCTGCCTGTCAAGAGCAGCGGAGACGACTATAGGGCAGAACTGCGGGTGTCCGGCGGCAGACCCGGTGTCACGGTGAAGGGCGGCAGAATTGAAATAGTGATAGAGCGGATAGAGGACCACGAGCTGCTGGTGGTGGAATGA
- a CDS encoding family 10 glycosylhydrolase: MTEKKYWWHGPLRVLQTNLQVMDTPKMDPEKIACEIVEMGGNVLVTNVGGIYAWYESRVKYHHINEWLPKGRDLLKELIDACHRHGVKLVARFDFSKADDLAYQNHPEWFVREPDMSPRVFGAMRPGAWSNLYLTCINAGYRNNEVAVPVLEEVIDRYDIDGIFFNAPNYEYCCCEACKRKYRELYGKELPMDSSAVEQNTTYAIKQARGLEPGFASRCVRDNMEGIYRAVKAERVDLPLILYYNLHRDNLDERYATADMICTESQDVLSRGWRDLPPLWHPVLSMKFGSSAPGRPAPFGIIHSCPGMDWRHTGLPTAEYLFWMSGVAVGGGSIWHSITGFCGTISDKRLLKALTEVNHKIAKIEGDMDSASPRSDALLLWGGGKSAEGWADILMNNQLQFDLAAPYQATRERLAGYPLVIVPEGFPLENGLPKVLEEYVSKGGRLIFEGADREQLAPVAGLLGISESISASESLTACYWQFEPEGAPLRGEEFQKTPLLPHRGRTAYCKPLPGTAVLATLVPPFAPLNSVGAPPERASMLVEHTELPLCLYRQEGKGAALTLTFMLGRLMGEFRLAEHSRLGRNLVRFMLGEKQTFDMKPVNGLEALCYEKGRDILVHLLNGVGQRPLMDTIEYHGAKFSVRLPKGSRAEGVELKLSGEEPLWKQEGERLTIEVPRLSYWDMVKITLAKRGAE; encoded by the coding sequence GTGACAGAGAAAAAATACTGGTGGCACGGACCCCTTCGTGTCCTCCAGACCAACCTTCAGGTGATGGACACACCAAAGATGGACCCGGAGAAGATCGCCTGTGAAATCGTGGAGATGGGCGGCAATGTGCTGGTCACCAATGTGGGGGGCATATACGCCTGGTATGAGAGCCGGGTGAAATATCACCATATTAACGAGTGGCTGCCAAAGGGGAGGGATCTTCTGAAGGAGCTTATCGACGCGTGCCACAGGCACGGCGTAAAGCTGGTGGCCCGGTTCGATTTTAGCAAGGCCGACGACCTGGCCTATCAGAACCACCCCGAATGGTTTGTGCGCGAGCCGGATATGTCTCCGCGGGTGTTCGGTGCCATGCGGCCCGGGGCCTGGTCCAACCTGTATCTGACGTGTATAAACGCCGGGTACAGGAATAATGAGGTGGCTGTGCCGGTGCTGGAGGAGGTCATAGATCGTTACGACATCGACGGCATATTTTTTAACGCGCCCAATTATGAATACTGCTGCTGCGAGGCCTGCAAGAGGAAATACCGCGAGCTGTACGGCAAGGAGCTGCCCATGGACAGCTCCGCCGTGGAGCAGAACACCACCTACGCTATAAAGCAGGCCAGAGGCCTTGAGCCCGGCTTTGCCAGCCGCTGTGTGCGGGACAATATGGAGGGGATATATAGAGCCGTCAAGGCAGAGCGTGTTGACCTGCCGCTGATACTGTATTATAATCTTCATAGGGACAATCTTGACGAGCGCTACGCCACCGCAGACATGATCTGCACCGAATCTCAGGACGTGTTGTCAAGGGGTTGGCGTGACCTGCCGCCCCTATGGCACCCGGTGCTCTCCATGAAGTTCGGGTCCTCGGCTCCCGGCAGGCCCGCGCCCTTTGGCATAATCCACTCCTGCCCGGGGATGGACTGGCGGCATACGGGCCTGCCCACGGCCGAGTACCTGTTCTGGATGAGCGGCGTGGCCGTCGGCGGCGGGAGTATTTGGCACAGTATTACTGGCTTTTGCGGCACCATCAGCGATAAGAGGCTGTTAAAGGCGCTGACCGAGGTGAACCATAAGATAGCGAAGATAGAAGGGGACATGGACAGCGCAAGTCCCCGCTCCGACGCGCTGCTGCTCTGGGGCGGCGGCAAAAGCGCCGAGGGCTGGGCGGATATCCTGATGAACAACCAGCTGCAGTTCGACCTTGCGGCCCCGTATCAGGCCACCAGGGAGCGGCTGGCGGGATATCCCCTGGTCATAGTGCCGGAGGGTTTCCCGCTGGAGAACGGGCTGCCAAAGGTTTTGGAGGAATATGTCAGTAAGGGCGGCAGGCTTATCTTTGAGGGCGCGGACAGAGAGCAGCTGGCGCCTGTGGCGGGGCTTCTGGGCATTTCAGAGTCAATAAGCGCCAGCGAGTCCCTTACCGCCTGTTACTGGCAGTTTGAGCCGGAGGGCGCTCCTCTGCGCGGTGAGGAGTTCCAAAAGACGCCGCTATTGCCTCATAGAGGACGGACGGCTTACTGTAAGCCCTTGCCGGGAACAGCGGTCCTGGCCACGCTGGTGCCGCCCTTCGCTCCGCTGAATTCGGTGGGTGCGCCGCCGGAGCGGGCCAGTATGCTGGTGGAGCACACAGAGCTGCCCCTATGCCTTTACCGTCAGGAGGGGAAGGGTGCGGCGCTGACGCTGACGTTTATGCTGGGCAGGCTTATGGGCGAGTTTAGACTGGCAGAGCACAGCCGCCTTGGGAGGAACCTTGTTCGCTTTATGCTGGGAGAAAAACAGACCTTTGACATGAAGCCGGTGAACGGGCTGGAGGCCTTATGCTATGAGAAGGGGCGGGATATTCTTGTCCACCTGCTAAACGGCGTGGGCCAGCGCCCGCTGATGGACACCATAGAATACCACGGCGCAAAGTTCAGCGTCAGGCTGCCAAAAGGCAGCAGGGCGGAGGGGGTAGAGCTCAAGCTGTCCGGGGAGGAGCCTCTGTGGAAGCAGGAGGGTGAACGGCTTACTATCGAGGTGCCCAGGCTTTCCTACTGGGATATGGTGAAGATAACGCTGGCAAAGAGGGGGGCAGAGTAA
- a CDS encoding family 10 glycosylhydrolase, whose translation MAWWRENNLRLVQINMRDIDGGMDVDKLIAELKEFCCSVVMVGAGGISAFYPTRLEFQRTSPWLEDRDLLGEIIEKCHREGIRVIARFDFSKTHQSFFRRHPEWYYRSEDGRAVPYNDTVATCVCGEYQQERALEIIGEVLQGYPVDGIFFNMFGFITWDYSGNYYGPCHCDCCKKRFAEFSGGKELPKTEDPGEPDFREYRAFQEQVVEELLGRVHRLVRSYGDDIAVCTYHHSDVDIIRDESNSAVDRPLPFWLYNSSSNVAKVRSSWDNKIISNCVINAADLFYRFSAVPPALTRLRLYENMAEGSGLDFCIIGVFEGYPDQDSVSAAKEVFRYHAEHQEVYGRLDSLAKLAVLLPLSRRESPAYRGVFRALKELHLPFDCILDARAAAEPSLLERYTTVLAPELGEVLPEALAAAESASKKLVLLGSGEMDGEMQKRLGLCRTGEITENRSAYLQVEPSNGLEPLEGRGWILLDGSFARYTGWPGTLPRVERAWFGPPERCFGHRLTEDRGLLRSPGGHVLLPWDLGGLYHRLGYSEYREMLGLVLSEVSPETLQIGGNLPPQVEAFWDRSGDGFLLQLLNLTGHHGVTVEEPVSLSGLWAELPGRLEVDRVLAGGAFTAEAGQERTKVSLDRLEEFAAVLLKEI comes from the coding sequence ATGGCATGGTGGAGGGAAAATAATCTGCGCCTTGTGCAGATCAATATGCGGGACATAGACGGTGGTATGGACGTGGATAAGCTTATAGCGGAGCTCAAGGAGTTTTGCTGCAGCGTGGTGATGGTGGGGGCCGGGGGGATATCCGCCTTTTATCCCACAAGGCTTGAGTTCCAGCGCACGTCCCCATGGCTTGAGGACCGGGACCTTCTTGGGGAGATAATAGAAAAATGCCACAGAGAGGGCATAAGGGTAATAGCCAGGTTTGACTTCAGCAAGACCCACCAGAGCTTCTTCCGCCGGCACCCGGAGTGGTACTACCGCTCTGAGGACGGCCGGGCCGTGCCCTATAACGACACGGTGGCCACCTGCGTCTGTGGCGAGTACCAGCAGGAGCGCGCACTGGAGATAATCGGGGAGGTGCTGCAAGGATACCCGGTGGACGGCATCTTCTTCAATATGTTCGGCTTCATTACCTGGGACTACAGCGGGAATTACTACGGCCCCTGCCACTGCGACTGCTGCAAAAAGCGCTTTGCGGAGTTCAGCGGCGGAAAGGAGCTTCCAAAGACCGAGGACCCCGGCGAGCCGGACTTTAGGGAATACCGGGCGTTTCAGGAGCAGGTGGTGGAGGAGCTGCTGGGGCGCGTCCACAGGCTGGTGAGGAGCTATGGCGACGATATAGCGGTCTGCACCTATCACCACAGCGACGTGGACATCATCCGGGACGAGAGCAACAGCGCCGTGGACAGGCCCCTGCCCTTCTGGCTGTATAACTCCTCCTCCAACGTGGCAAAGGTGCGCTCAAGCTGGGACAATAAAATTATCAGCAACTGTGTGATAAATGCGGCGGACCTGTTCTACCGGTTCTCCGCCGTGCCCCCGGCACTTACAAGGCTGCGGCTGTATGAGAATATGGCGGAGGGCTCGGGACTGGATTTCTGCATAATAGGCGTGTTCGAGGGCTACCCGGACCAGGACAGCGTCTCCGCCGCCAAGGAGGTATTCAGATACCACGCTGAGCACCAGGAGGTATACGGACGGCTGGATTCCCTGGCGAAGCTCGCGGTGCTCCTGCCCCTTTCACGCCGGGAGAGTCCCGCGTACCGGGGGGTGTTCCGGGCGCTTAAAGAGCTGCACCTCCCCTTTGACTGTATTCTGGACGCGAGGGCGGCGGCGGAGCCGTCGCTCCTTGAGCGTTACACCACGGTGCTGGCCCCGGAGCTTGGGGAGGTGCTGCCGGAGGCTCTGGCGGCGGCCGAAAGCGCCAGTAAAAAACTGGTCCTGCTGGGGTCCGGCGAGATGGACGGTGAGATGCAAAAGCGGCTGGGTCTGTGCCGCACAGGAGAGATTACCGAGAACCGTTCCGCCTACCTTCAGGTGGAGCCCTCTAACGGGCTGGAGCCTCTGGAGGGCCGTGGATGGATATTGCTGGACGGCTCCTTTGCCCGATATACCGGCTGGCCCGGGACACTGCCTAGAGTGGAGAGGGCATGGTTCGGTCCGCCGGAGCGCTGCTTCGGCCATAGGCTGACAGAGGACCGTGGACTGCTGCGCTCGCCGGGAGGTCATGTGCTGCTGCCCTGGGATCTAGGCGGACTGTACCACAGGCTGGGCTATTCGGAGTACCGGGAGATGCTGGGCCTGGTACTTTCAGAGGTATCGCCGGAGACTCTACAGATAGGAGGAAACCTGCCGCCCCAGGTGGAGGCATTCTGGGACAGGTCAGGGGACGGATTCCTTTTGCAGCTGCTGAACCTTACAGGCCACCATGGCGTGACGGTGGAGGAGCCGGTAAGCCTTTCCGGACTATGGGCGGAACTTCCCGGGCGGCTGGAGGTGGACAGGGTCCTTGCGGGGGGAGCCTTCACCGCAGAGGCCGGACAGGAGCGCACCAAGGTCTCCCTGGACAGGCTGGAGGAGTTCGCGGCGGTGCTGCTTAAGGAGATATAA
- a CDS encoding sugar phosphate isomerase/epimerase family protein: MNEPIYAYMKLGTIAFMSYPDIMKGEGPMLETIKKLAKDPYFTAIECSWIKDASVRAKVAELLKESGLTVCYGAQPRFLTTGLNINDLNEEGRLRALDSLREGLYEARELGAKGIAYLSGRYEEETKEQSYMALVKSTKEICRLARELDMQVELEVFDYDVDKKSLIGPTPYAKRFAKEIRQEYDNFGLLIDLSHFPLIHEGIEESVLPVRDLITHVHIGNAVADPALEAYGDAHPRFGFPGSANGQAELVQFLRTLLEVGFLNRENPPVLSFEVKPWREEDPDVVLASCKRFLDEAWRLV, encoded by the coding sequence ATGAACGAACCTATATATGCCTATATGAAGCTTGGAACCATCGCCTTTATGAGCTATCCAGATATCATGAAGGGCGAGGGGCCAATGCTGGAGACCATAAAAAAGCTGGCCAAAGATCCCTATTTTACGGCCATAGAATGCAGCTGGATAAAGGACGCTTCGGTCCGCGCAAAGGTGGCGGAGCTGCTTAAAGAGAGCGGCCTTACCGTCTGCTACGGCGCGCAGCCAAGATTTCTGACCACGGGGCTCAACATAAACGACCTCAACGAGGAGGGCCGGCTTAGGGCCCTGGATTCCTTGAGGGAGGGCCTTTATGAGGCCCGGGAGCTGGGCGCCAAGGGGATAGCCTATTTAAGCGGCAGGTACGAGGAGGAGACAAAGGAACAGTCCTATATGGCGCTGGTAAAGTCTACTAAGGAGATATGCCGCCTGGCCAGGGAACTGGACATGCAGGTGGAGCTGGAGGTGTTCGACTACGACGTGGACAAGAAAAGCCTTATCGGGCCGACCCCATACGCAAAGCGGTTTGCCAAGGAGATACGCCAGGAATACGATAACTTCGGCCTTTTAATAGACCTGTCCCACTTCCCGCTTATACACGAGGGGATAGAGGAGTCCGTCCTGCCTGTAAGGGACCTGATAACCCACGTACATATCGGCAACGCTGTAGCTGACCCAGCCCTGGAGGCCTATGGGGACGCGCACCCCAGGTTCGGCTTCCCCGGCAGCGCCAACGGACAGGCAGAGCTTGTGCAGTTCCTGCGCACCCTGCTGGAGGTGGGGTTTCTCAACAGGGAGAACCCGCCGGTGCTCAGCTTTGAGGTGAAGCCCTGGAGGGAGGAGGACCCGGACGTGGTGCTGGCCTCGTGCAAGCGTTTTCTGGACGAGGCATGGAGACTGGTATAA